A single region of the Serinus canaria isolate serCan28SL12 chromosome 1, serCan2020, whole genome shotgun sequence genome encodes:
- the SMPX gene encoding small muscular protein gives MSKQPASHVKAIQANINIPMGAFRPGAGHPHKRKELMPEEVEENAPASTEEEKEKKMPPGAKKLPGPAVNLSEIQNIKSELKYVPKAEQ, from the exons atgtcaaaacaacCAGCATCACATGTCAAAGCCATTCAG GCTAATATTAACATCCCAATGGGAGCATTTCGACCTGGTGCAGGCCACCCtcataaaagaaaagaacttATGCCTGAAGAAGTGGAGGAG AATGCTCCTGCTTCaacagaggaggagaaagagaagaaaatgcccCCAGGAGCTAAGAAACTTCCAGGTCCTGCTGTCAACTTGTCAGAGATTCAGAACATAAAGAGTGAGCTGAAATATGTCCCCAAAGCTGAACAGTAG